Proteins encoded together in one Pseudoroseomonas cervicalis window:
- a CDS encoding DUF4159 domain-containing protein, whose translation MMNLGPIGFVVPWLLLALPALPLIWWLLRVTPPAPRRQAFPALRLLRDLPAPEETPARTPWWLLLLRLAAAALIILGLARPVWGPGATAQGDGPLLLVVDDGWASGPDWPARMAGAQAALDAAAREGRRTALLATAPGADGAAPAPTALMPAEALRARLAALRPKPWAPDREAALAGLAAWRQANAGGFASLYLADGVEHRAEGDGFSPLAQALAAGGPLTLARAEGRAPRLLLPPRAEADRLQVAIAQAPAPRAQELAVLARTGDGRALARASLPLAAGAASGEATLELPLEIRNQITRLEIEGEESAGAAFLLDERFRRRPVGLIGPAEQGAGTPLLGPLYYLERALSPTAELRQGSVAQLLSRQLSVLVLADRSVAEGQERAALARWVEEGGTLLRFAGPRLAENPDPLLPVRLRAGERQLGGALSWEQPQRLAPFADSSPFAGLAVPEEVTVATQVLAEPGPLLSERTWARLADGTPLVTAETRGAGRIVLFHVTANADWSNLPLSGLFIGMLQRVVALSSGVAGAEGEAPLAPLEVMDGFGRLGPAPGGVGAIPANRFAETAPGPRHPPGWYGLPGEGGERRALNLSSHLPPPRPLAAPPSGTALQSIGGLPAERDLGPWLLAAALALLAADLILSLLQRGLLGRVARLAALPLLLALAQPALAQQGRGPAPGAGAAESLPLATRIGYVATGDGAVDELVRQGLSGLSDYVNRRTAAALAEPLAVRPGQDDLSTLPLLYWAVTGDSPEPDAAALAALNEFMRNGGIILFDTRDEGSGEGFSPGAREALQRITRGLSIPPLAPVSPEHVLTRSFYLLPPELPGRFAGGQVWVSRQEDRANDSVSPVIIGGHDWAGAWAVDARGQNPYAAIPGGARQRTLAYRFGVNLVMYALTGNYKGDQVHVPAILERLGN comes from the coding sequence ATGATGAATCTGGGCCCGATCGGCTTCGTGGTGCCCTGGCTGCTGCTGGCCCTGCCGGCGCTGCCGCTGATCTGGTGGCTGCTGCGGGTGACGCCGCCGGCGCCGCGCCGCCAGGCCTTCCCGGCGCTGCGCCTGCTGCGCGACCTGCCCGCGCCCGAGGAAACCCCCGCCCGCACCCCCTGGTGGCTGCTGCTGCTGCGCCTGGCCGCCGCGGCGCTGATCATCCTCGGCCTGGCGCGGCCGGTCTGGGGCCCCGGCGCCACGGCGCAGGGCGACGGGCCGCTGCTGCTGGTGGTCGATGATGGCTGGGCCAGCGGGCCGGACTGGCCGGCGCGCATGGCCGGCGCCCAGGCGGCGCTGGATGCCGCGGCGCGGGAAGGCCGCCGCACCGCGCTGCTGGCCACCGCCCCCGGCGCCGATGGCGCCGCCCCCGCCCCCACCGCGCTGATGCCGGCCGAGGCTTTGCGCGCCCGCCTGGCGGCGCTGCGCCCGAAGCCCTGGGCGCCGGACCGCGAGGCCGCGCTGGCCGGGCTCGCCGCCTGGCGGCAGGCCAATGCGGGCGGCTTCGCCAGCCTGTACCTGGCCGATGGGGTGGAGCACCGGGCGGAGGGCGACGGTTTTTCTCCGCTGGCCCAGGCGCTCGCCGCCGGCGGCCCGCTGACGCTGGCCCGCGCCGAGGGCCGCGCCCCGCGCCTGCTGCTGCCGCCGCGCGCCGAGGCCGACCGGCTGCAGGTGGCCATCGCCCAGGCCCCGGCGCCGCGGGCGCAGGAGCTGGCGGTGCTGGCCCGCACCGGCGATGGCAGGGCCCTGGCGCGCGCCTCGCTGCCACTGGCCGCCGGCGCCGCCAGCGGCGAGGCCACGCTGGAGCTGCCGCTGGAGATCCGTAACCAGATCACGCGGCTGGAGATCGAGGGGGAGGAGAGCGCCGGCGCCGCCTTCCTGCTGGATGAGCGCTTCCGCCGCCGCCCCGTGGGCCTGATCGGCCCGGCCGAGCAGGGCGCCGGCACGCCGCTGCTGGGCCCGCTCTACTATCTGGAGCGCGCCCTCTCCCCCACCGCCGAGCTGCGCCAGGGCAGCGTGGCGCAGCTGCTCTCCCGCCAGCTCTCCGTCCTGGTGCTGGCCGACCGCAGCGTGGCCGAGGGGCAGGAGCGGGCAGCGCTGGCCCGCTGGGTGGAGGAAGGCGGCACGCTGCTGCGCTTCGCCGGGCCGCGCCTGGCCGAGAATCCCGACCCGCTGCTGCCGGTGCGGCTGCGCGCCGGGGAGCGCCAGCTGGGCGGGGCGCTCTCCTGGGAACAGCCGCAGCGCCTGGCGCCTTTCGCCGACAGCTCGCCCTTCGCCGGGCTCGCCGTGCCGGAGGAGGTGACCGTCGCCACCCAGGTGCTGGCCGAGCCGGGGCCGCTGCTGTCGGAGCGCACCTGGGCGCGGCTGGCCGATGGCACGCCGCTGGTCACCGCCGAGACGCGCGGCGCCGGGCGCATCGTGCTGTTCCATGTCACCGCCAATGCCGACTGGTCCAACCTGCCGCTCTCCGGCCTGTTCATCGGCATGCTGCAGCGGGTGGTGGCGCTCTCCTCCGGCGTCGCCGGGGCGGAGGGGGAGGCGCCGCTGGCGCCGCTCGAGGTGATGGACGGGTTCGGCCGGCTGGGCCCGGCGCCGGGCGGCGTCGGCGCCATTCCCGCCAACCGCTTCGCCGAGACCGCGCCGGGGCCCCGCCACCCGCCCGGCTGGTACGGGCTGCCCGGCGAGGGCGGCGAGCGCCGCGCGCTGAACCTTTCTTCCCACCTACCGCCGCCGCGCCCACTGGCGGCGCCGCCCTCCGGCACCGCGCTGCAATCCATCGGCGGGCTGCCGGCGGAGCGCGATCTCGGCCCCTGGCTGCTGGCCGCCGCGCTGGCGCTGCTGGCGGCGGACCTGATCCTGTCGCTGCTGCAGCGCGGGCTGCTCGGCCGCGTGGCGCGGCTGGCGGCGCTGCCGCTGCTGCTGGCGCTCGCCCAGCCGGCGCTGGCGCAACAGGGGCGCGGCCCGGCGCCCGGTGCCGGCGCGGCCGAGTCGCTGCCGCTGGCCACCCGCATCGGCTATGTCGCCACCGGCGACGGCGCTGTGGATGAGCTGGTGCGGCAGGGCCTCTCGGGCCTGTCCGACTATGTCAACCGCCGCACCGCCGCGGCGCTGGCCGAGCCGCTGGCGGTGCGCCCCGGGCAGGACGACCTGTCCACCCTGCCGCTGCTCTACTGGGCGGTGACGGGTGACAGCCCCGAGCCGGATGCGGCGGCGCTGGCGGCGCTGAACGAGTTCATGCGCAATGGCGGCATCATCCTGTTCGACACGCGGGATGAGGGCTCGGGCGAGGGCTTCTCCCCCGGCGCGCGGGAGGCGCTGCAGCGCATCACCCGCGGGTTGTCGATCCCGCCGCTGGCCCCGGTCTCCCCAGAGCATGTGCTGACCCGCTCCTTCTACCTGCTGCCGCCGGAGCTGCCGGGGCGCTTCGCCGGCGGCCAGGTCTGGGTCTCGCGGCAGGAGGACCGGGCGAATGACAGCGTCTCGCCGGTCATCATCGGCGGGCATGACTGGGCCGGCGCCTGGGCGGTCGATGCGCGCGGCCAGAACCCCTACGCCGCGATCCCCGGCGGCGCCCGCCAGCGGACGCTGGCCTACCGCTTCGGCGTCAACCTCGTGATGTACGCGCTCACCGGCAACTACAAGGGCGACCAGGTCCACGTCCCCGCCATCCTCGAAAGACTCGGCAATTGA
- a CDS encoding DUF58 domain-containing protein gives MAALRATALGSRLPPLVVAAERVAATVMQGVHGRRRAGQGDAFWQFRPYATGDALSRIDWRQSAKSDRLYVRETEWEAAQSVALWRDAGPGMAWRGGPDRPEKRERAELLLLALASLLLRGGERVRLLGERRAYAGRGALPSLAEALPRHTPPPADDALPRHARAVLIGDFLAPLDEIRTQVAALAGRGVRGHLLQVLDPAEETLPYAGRVRFEGLTGEPALLLPRVEGVRALYAERLAAHRAGLAALAAAAGWSFATHRSDGAPEAALLALWQRLAPG, from the coding sequence CTGGCGGCGCTGCGCGCCACTGCCCTGGGCAGCCGCCTGCCGCCGCTGGTGGTGGCGGCGGAGCGGGTGGCCGCGACGGTGATGCAGGGCGTGCATGGGCGGCGCCGCGCCGGCCAGGGCGACGCCTTCTGGCAGTTCCGCCCCTATGCCACGGGCGATGCCCTTTCCCGCATCGACTGGCGGCAAAGCGCCAAGTCGGACCGGCTCTATGTGCGCGAGACCGAATGGGAGGCGGCGCAGAGCGTCGCGCTGTGGCGCGACGCAGGCCCCGGCATGGCCTGGCGCGGCGGCCCCGACCGGCCGGAAAAGCGCGAGCGGGCCGAGTTGCTGCTGCTGGCGCTGGCCAGCCTGCTGCTGCGCGGCGGCGAGCGGGTGCGGCTGCTGGGCGAGCGGCGCGCCTATGCCGGGCGTGGTGCCCTGCCCTCCCTGGCCGAGGCGCTGCCGCGCCACACCCCGCCCCCCGCCGACGATGCCCTGCCCCGCCATGCCCGCGCCGTGCTGATCGGCGATTTCCTGGCGCCGCTGGACGAGATCCGCACCCAGGTGGCGGCGCTGGCCGGGCGCGGCGTGCGCGGCCATCTGCTGCAGGTGCTGGACCCGGCCGAGGAGACGCTGCCCTATGCCGGGCGGGTGCGCTTCGAGGGGCTGACCGGCGAACCCGCCTTGCTGTTACCCCGTGTTGAGGGAGTTCGTGCTTTGTATGCGGAGCGGCTGGCGGCGCATCGCGCCGGCCTGGCCGCGCTGGCGGCGGCGGCGGGCTGGAGCTTCGCCACCCATCGCAGCGACGGCGCGCCGGAGGCGGCGCTGCTGGCGCTGTGGCAGCGCCTGGCGCCAGGCTAG